One genomic region from Flagellimonas oceani encodes:
- a CDS encoding DUF3078 domain-containing protein, translating into MKKSLFIAMSFFVVSMASAQTEEELKAQIAPKKDSIAAIQSRVNALQAQLDALPGWKIGAFGTIGGSLSQFNNWFAQGIPNNSSGNIGFTVNAFANLQEEKFFWRNAANVNLAWVKLDDKDDPTDDDSFRQATDVFNISSLYGRKLSEKFAISALAEYRTTILSNFNDPGYLDLGVGATWTPIPDLVVVMHPLNYNFVFSSEDNIFESSMGAKIVADYTKQIGAVSFKSNLSLFQSYKSSDLSNWTWTNSFSYKLWKMIGVGFDFGLRNNKQETLNYIVNNAPTPNPDATFDTIDNELQTYWTLGLSYKF; encoded by the coding sequence ATGAAAAAATCACTTTTTATTGCTATGTCCTTTTTTGTTGTTTCAATGGCCTCGGCCCAGACAGAAGAGGAACTCAAAGCACAGATTGCCCCAAAAAAGGACTCCATTGCAGCCATACAATCTCGTGTAAATGCTTTACAGGCACAACTGGATGCACTACCGGGCTGGAAGATCGGTGCTTTCGGGACCATCGGTGGAAGCCTGTCCCAGTTCAACAATTGGTTTGCGCAAGGTATTCCCAACAACTCATCCGGTAATATCGGATTTACCGTAAATGCTTTTGCCAATCTTCAAGAAGAAAAATTCTTTTGGAGGAACGCGGCCAATGTAAACCTCGCTTGGGTAAAACTGGATGATAAGGACGACCCAACGGACGATGATAGCTTCCGCCAAGCCACAGATGTATTCAATATTTCATCCTTATATGGTAGAAAATTGAGCGAAAAATTCGCCATTTCGGCCCTTGCAGAATACAGGACCACTATTTTGAGCAACTTTAACGACCCCGGTTATCTGGACCTTGGTGTGGGTGCCACGTGGACCCCGATTCCGGATTTGGTGGTGGTGATGCATCCGCTCAACTACAACTTTGTATTTAGCAGCGAGGATAATATTTTCGAATCTTCCATGGGTGCCAAGATCGTGGCGGATTATACCAAACAAATAGGTGCCGTGAGCTTTAAAAGTAACCTATCCCTGTTCCAAAGTTATAAGAGCAGCGACCTGAGCAACTGGACCTGGACCAACTCCTTCAGCTATAAACTATGGAAAATGATCGGAGTAGGGTTCGATTTTGGTTTGAGGAACAACAAACAAGAGACGCTCAACTATATCGTGAACAATGCTCCGACTCCAAACCCGGATGCCACATTCGATACGATTGACAACGAATTGCAGACCTACTGGACCTTAGGGCTCAGCTATAAGTTCTGA
- the hflX gene encoding GTPase HflX, whose amino-acid sequence MLEKKSIEYEKAVLIGVLNQYQDEDKVKEYLDELEFLTYTAGGEVEKRFIQRIDVPNPKTYIGSGKMEEVRQFVKENEIGSVIFDDELSPAQQNNIEKLLKCKVLDRTSLILDIFAQRAKTSYARTQVELAQYEYLLPRLTGLWTHLERQRGGIGMRGPGETEIETDRRIVRDRIALLKKKLAKIDRQMETQRGNRGSLVRVALVGYTNVGKSTLMNVISKSDVFAENKLFATLDTTVRKVVLGNLPFLLSDTVGFIRKLPTQLVESFKSTLDEVREADLLLHVVDISHPNFEEHIDSVNQILDEIESSDKPCIMVFNKIDQYRPEEIDEDDLVTERTSAHFTLEEWKKTWFNKIGDKALFISALNKENMDEFRKRVYDAVRDIHVTRFPYNNFLYPEHLDEY is encoded by the coding sequence ATGCTAGAAAAGAAATCAATAGAATATGAAAAGGCGGTACTGATCGGTGTATTGAACCAGTACCAAGATGAGGACAAGGTAAAGGAATACTTGGATGAACTTGAATTTTTGACCTATACCGCTGGTGGGGAGGTCGAAAAAAGGTTTATACAACGCATAGATGTGCCCAATCCAAAGACCTATATCGGTAGCGGTAAAATGGAAGAGGTGCGCCAATTTGTAAAGGAAAACGAGATAGGCTCCGTTATTTTTGATGATGAGCTATCCCCGGCACAACAGAACAATATAGAAAAGTTGTTGAAGTGCAAGGTTTTGGACAGGACCAGCCTTATTCTCGACATTTTTGCGCAACGTGCCAAAACAAGCTATGCCCGTACGCAGGTGGAGCTGGCGCAATATGAATATTTATTGCCCAGATTGACCGGCCTTTGGACACACTTGGAGCGTCAGCGGGGTGGTATTGGAATGCGTGGACCGGGTGAAACCGAAATTGAAACGGATAGACGTATTGTTCGCGACCGGATTGCCCTTCTCAAAAAGAAACTTGCCAAAATTGACCGCCAAATGGAGACGCAGCGGGGCAACCGCGGTTCTTTGGTAAGGGTGGCTTTGGTAGGGTACACCAACGTAGGGAAGTCCACTTTAATGAACGTGATCAGTAAAAGTGATGTTTTTGCCGAAAACAAGCTCTTCGCCACACTGGATACCACGGTAAGAAAAGTGGTACTGGGCAACTTGCCCTTTTTGTTGAGCGATACGGTAGGATTCATCAGAAAGTTGCCCACACAATTGGTGGAAAGCTTCAAAAGTACTTTGGACGAGGTAAGGGAAGCCGACCTTTTGCTGCATGTGGTGGATATTTCCCACCCAAATTTTGAAGAGCACATTGACTCGGTCAACCAAATTTTGGACGAAATCGAAAGTTCGGACAAGCCCTGTATTATGGTGTTCAATAAAATCGACCAGTACCGTCCGGAGGAAATAGATGAGGATGATCTGGTGACGGAACGCACTTCGGCCCACTTTACTTTGGAGGAATGGAAAAAAACGTGGTTCAATAAAATTGGGGACAAAGCGCTTTTTATCTCTGCGCTGAACAAGGAAAACATGGACGAGTTTAGAAAACGGGTCTACGATGCGGTACGCGATATCCATGTAACCCGGTTCCCGTACAATAACTTTTTGTACCCGGAACATTTGGACGAGTATTGA